GCGAAAAACCATGCAAGAGCAAGGAACAAATAAAGTTAACTGCAGCAAATGCAAGTATTTCTATATCACTTGGGAAAAAGAGTTTCCTTATGGATGCAAGGCCATGGGCTTTAAAAGCAAAAATATGCCTAACCGGGTGACCAAGGAAGTTTCTCAACGGCAATGCTTGTCCTTTGTGCCGAAAGGTGAGCAGCGCTGAGCAACCAGAGCTTGAACAAAAGAAGCGGAGAATACAAAAAGCTGGTAATGTCATGTAGACACTACCAGCTTGTTTTTTATAAATCACGCACAACGGAGCACGCCCCCGGCTCTGCCGTTTCCCCACCAGAACGGCAGAGCACTCATGCTCCGTTGCTCCTGTTTATACTAACATAAATCAGTAGACAATTCCAGAGCAAGGTAATGATTTATTCTTGTCCTGGTTACGTCGGTGCATTTGCGGTATAATATACCTGTTTTCATAAAAGCAACGAGAACGAAGAGATGCGTTTTCTTAGAGGAGGAAAGCAGATGTCCTTACAAGAAGAAAAAGAGCGGTTTATTTCGTTGGCCAAGACGATTGATCGTCCAGGTCTGATTCAACTGTTGGATTATTTAGAAACGGAAACTGATTTTTATACAGCCCCTGCAAGCGCTTCGTTTCACGGAGCGGAGGAAGGCGGGCTATTGGTGCACTCTCTGGCTGTATACGACAGTCTAGTGACCTTGCTGCAAGCTTTTTCTCAGGAGTTGGAACAAGAATCAGCTTGTGTATGCGCCTTGTTTCATGATTTATGCAAGGCGAATTTTTATCGTAAAGGTTTTCGAAATCGGAAAAATGAAACAACCGGTCAGTGGGAAAAAGTCGAGGTTTATGAAATTGAAGACCAATTACCTTTGGGTCATGGAGAAAAGTCGGTTATGCTGTTGCAACGTTTTATTCCTCTGACCGAGGAGGAAATGCTTGCTATCCGTTGGCACATGGGCGGTTTTGATGATACGGCTCGTTCTTATGCTGGTGGGCAGAGCCTGTCTGGCGCCATGAAGCGCTATACATTGGTGCCGGCCTTGCATATGGCTGATATGGCTACTTGCTATTTTGCTGGAAAGTGATAAAGCCTTATAACGTAATCGGAATGCCTTACAGGAGGTTGTCATGGATACTGCGACGATAGCGTTACTGGCGGCGGCCATTGCGCAACTGTTATTGATACTATGGCTGCTCCAAAAAATCAGCCATTTAAGTAATGCCAAAGAGGAGTCGGAAACGGACAAAGAAAAGCTGCGCCAGGAACTGCAAGAAAGCCGTAGGGAACTGCGGGAGACACTGCAAGATTTTAATGATTCCGTACTGCGTCGTCTGGCGGAACACATGGGCATGCAGCTGCAGCAGACAGAAAGCATGTCCAGCCATCTGCAGAACCTGACGCAGGCGCAGGAACGACGCCAAGAGCATCTGCGACAGAGTTTGGAGGCGCAAATGGAGTCTTTGCGTCTGGAAAGCGGGCGTCGCTTGGAAGAAATCCGCGTTATGGTGGATGAGCGGCTGCAGAAGACCCTGGAACGAAAGTTGGGGGAAAGCTTTCAATGGGTGAGTGAACGTCTGGAAATGGTGCACAAGGGCTTGGGCGAGATGCAAAATCTTGCCGCTAGTGTGGGCGATTTGAAAAAAGTACTGACAAATGTTAAGACTCGGGGAACCTGGGGAGAGATCCAACTAGCCGCTCTTTTGGCAGATGTATTGGCTCCTGAGCAGTATGCAGCTAATGTGGCGGTAGTTCCAGGGCGAAACGAGCGGGTGGAGTTTGCCTTGCGCCTGCCTGGGCAGGGAGAAAAAGGCTGTATTTGGCTGCCGGTGGATGCTAAATTTCCTCAAGAAGACTTTTTGCGCCTCCAAGAAGCGCGGGAAGCCGGTGATGCCGAGGGACAGGAGAGCGCAGCGAAAAAGCTGGAGCAGCGACTGCGTTTAGAAGCTAAGAGCATCGCGGAAAAATATGTTTCTCCGCCGCATACGACCGATTTCGCCTTGTTGTTCTTGCCTACGGAAGGGTTATATGCCGAGGTGCTGCAACGCCCTGGTTTGGCGGAAGAACTGCTGCGACGCCATCGGGTAGTAGTGACTGGACCGATGACCCTGGCAGCGCTCTTGAATAGTTTGC
This genomic window from uncultured Anaeromusa sp. contains:
- a CDS encoding hydrolase, with protein sequence MSLQEEKERFISLAKTIDRPGLIQLLDYLETETDFYTAPASASFHGAEEGGLLVHSLAVYDSLVTLLQAFSQELEQESACVCALFHDLCKANFYRKGFRNRKNETTGQWEKVEVYEIEDQLPLGHGEKSVMLLQRFIPLTEEEMLAIRWHMGGFDDTARSYAGGQSLSGAMKRYTLVPALHMADMATCYFAGK
- a CDS encoding uracil-DNA glycosylase, with the translated sequence MQEQGTNKVNCSKCKYFYITWEKEFPYGCKAMGFKSKNMPNRVTKEVSQRQCLSFVPKGEQR
- a CDS encoding DNA recombination protein RmuC; translated protein: MDTATIALLAAAIAQLLLILWLLQKISHLSNAKEESETDKEKLRQELQESRRELRETLQDFNDSVLRRLAEHMGMQLQQTESMSSHLQNLTQAQERRQEHLRQSLEAQMESLRLESGRRLEEIRVMVDERLQKTLERKLGESFQWVSERLEMVHKGLGEMQNLAASVGDLKKVLTNVKTRGTWGEIQLAALLADVLAPEQYAANVAVVPGRNERVEFALRLPGQGEKGCIWLPVDAKFPQEDFLRLQEAREAGDAEGQESAAKKLEQRLRLEAKSIAEKYVSPPHTTDFALLFLPTEGLYAEVLQRPGLAEELLRRHRVVVTGPMTLAALLNSLQLGFRTLAIEQRSAEVWELLGAVRGEFARFGLLLEKTQKKLQEASFSIESAAKTSRSMEQRLSSLQQWRSEGVLDEPDNL